CACGCCCATGGCGCCTTTGCCGAGCTCCCGTATTACTTCATAACGCCCGAGTTTCTCTGGCATCTTCGCATCAGCCACGGTATTCGTCCTTCCTGATTTGGGTCACTGCTTGAGTTTCTCGATCCACGCCCGCACCTCCGCCGTGTCCTCCGCGCCGGGAGACAGGGCCAGATACGCCTCGAAATGCCGGATGGCCTGCGCAGCCTCGCCCTGGGCCGAAAGGCTCAGCGCGAGATTGTAATGCACGCCCGGCGCGCTGTCGTTCAGCCGCAGGGCATCCCGGAAATGGCGAATGGCCTCCGCGTGCTTTCCCGCACGGCGGTGCGCCTCGCCCAGATCATTGTGGCTGCGCGCGTCCTCCGGCGCAAGCCGGAGCGCCTCCGCAAAAACCGCCGCCGCGTCCTCGTACTGCCGCGCGCGAAGGTAGAGCCGCCCAAGGTTCCGCTTGACCGCGACGGAGTCCGGGCGCAACGCGTCGGCGCGCAGGTAGGCTTTCGCCGCCGCCTCCAGATCCCCCGCCGACGATTCGGCCAGGGCCAGGTTGAAGTGCGCCTCGAAAAAAGCTGGCAATAGCGTCGTGGCGAGCCCGTACGCGGCGATTTTTTCCTCCACGCCATCCGCCGACACGCCCCGGTTGTACGCATCAATCGCCCGCAGCTCCGCCTCGGACGCGCCCGGCGCCGGAACCAGCCTGCCCGCCTCCGCGAAGTCGTCGCCCAGCAAACGCGCGCCGATCGATTTCAGAAGCGGGTAGGCGTTGTTAATCTTGTTCACAATGGTGAAATCCACCTCGGTCAGCCCGCCGCTGATCAGCCCGATCAGGCGGCCCTCCCGATCAAAGACCGGCCCCCCGCTCGACCCGTGGGTCGCCGTCAGCGAGACCAGCAGCACCGGATAGCCGTTGTACTCTTTCGACGGATTCGACACCGTTCCGCTCACCGTTGCGAATTCCAGGTTCCTGGGCGAGGCGATGGAAACGATCGGCGCCCCGCTGCGAACCGTGAGCGCGTCGCCGATGGGCGCGTGCGCCGGAAGCGGGCGGTCCGTCTTGAACAGCGCGTACTCGATCGCGGGTTCAGAGCGGACCAGCGAAAGCGGCACGCGCGTTCCATCCGCGAACTGGCCCTCGAAATCCCGAACCCCTTCCGCCTGGTGCGCCGTCGCGAGAACGTAACCGTCGGGATGCACCACGCAGCCGCTGCCCTGTACCCGCGCGCCGGTGTCCGCGCGCGTCCCGTGTATGAGGATCACGGCGGGGAGCGCTCTCGCGGCGATGGCCTCCACATCGGCCTCCGCGATGGCCCGCCACGCAAGCAGCGCCAGCGCGGCGCACGCAATTCGCAATACACGCCCGTTCATAGGTCTTCCTCGGCCTTTCGTCACAACGCGTAATCATAGGCGGACGCCCCCGCGCAGTCAATTCGCAAGGGCGCCGCCCAGCCTCGATCCGCTGGGGATGCTACGGCGCGCGGGGCTGTGGTACGATGCTCCCGCGACGTGAACCGGCAGGAGATAGCATCGTGTTGATTCGACTGGCATGCGGCCTGGCGTTGCTGGGCCTCTGCGGCGGCGTTCCGGCCCAGGGCATGATGTCCGATGTGATGTCGGGCAAACTGGTCAATCCGGAGGTCGGCGTTTTCGCCTGGTACAATCTCAAGGACGCGGCCACGGGCCAGGAGTTTTTTCTGCGGCAGGCCATCACGGGAAAGGAACGGGTCAAACGCAAGGACGCCTACTGGCTGGAGACCGAGCTCCAGCCCCGGTTGGGTTATCCCTCCGTTTACAAAATGCTGCTGACCGGCCCCGCGAGCAATCCGAAGAATGTCCACCGCTTACTCATTCGCGAGGGCAATGGCGCGGTGCGGGAGGTGGCGCTGGAGCAGGGCGAGCACGGCGGTGTGGATTCCGATTCGCCCCGCGCGTCCGTGGGTGCGGAGGAAGTGGCGCTTCCGAACGAAACCATTCTTGCGGAGCGCTTCGTGATCGGTGAGGGCAACGAGACCACGGATATCTGGGTGAGCGACCAGGTTCCGCCCATGGGAATTGTGAAGATGCGATCATCCCTGGGAGAACTGGTGCTCCAGCGATATGGTAAGGGCGGGAAGGACGGAGAAAGCGCCATCCCCGTGCCGTCTGAATCCCGCGAGTCCGAAAATGCCGGCGAGCCCGGGGAACCGGCGGAGGAGGAAGTAACCGCGGGCGATGATCGGGAAGTGCGCCGCAATTTTGGCGCCGGAAGGCGGGGCCGCCGATGATGCGCATCGGATCATGGTCCGCGGGTATGCTCCTCGGCCTGCTGGCCCTCTGCGGCGCAAGCGGCTGCAAGACCGTCCCGCCCAACGAAGAGCCCTACCCGCGCGCGGCGTCGCGCATTCCGTTCGTGCCCCAGGTGCGCCAGGTCGCCATCCAGGCGGGCGGAGGCGTCTATCCCAATCTGTTTACGGGCGCCTCGCACGCGATCTGGAACCCTGCCGAATCCCACCCGGGCGCCCCGCTGGCCTCTCCGCCGGGAGCCTTCGATTCGCCGGCGGCGCCGGTGGCGGGTAAGACGGCCGATCCCGTCGCGCTGGCGGATCCGGTAGAGTCCGCCATGGAAGCGGATCGCGACGCCGTGCCCGCGCCGCCCCGGGGCGGCCCGCTCGTCATTCGGTGTCGCCTGGAGTCCGTTTTTCAGGATCGGAGCATCGCTTATGATGCGGTGGGCCTGCGCGGCCTGGAAGTCTACCTGCGCCTCCCTGACGGACAGGAAGTCTTGCCCGCGCAGCGGGAGTTGGGCGCGGAATTGACCGAGGAGCAGGTGGGCGCGCTCCGGCGCTACGCGCGCGAGGTGACCCTCTACTTCCCGTCCGGCGATTTCCGCGTGGAGAACCCCGCGGCCAATCCCGCGGCCCCGGGCGTCCGGCTGGTGATCGAAGGGCACAACTCGGCCCACTACTTCGAGTGGCGCCCGCTGCCCAACGCCTCGGTCCACCTCGAACCCCGCGCGGACTATAAGGCCCGCGAGGCTATCAAAAAGGGGTACCGCGCGACGTCGGACCGCGCAAAACGCATCTCGCAC
This is a stretch of genomic DNA from Candidatus Hydrogenedentota bacterium. It encodes these proteins:
- a CDS encoding serine protease → MNGRVLRIACAALALLAWRAIAEADVEAIAARALPAVILIHGTRADTGARVQGSGCVVHPDGYVLATAHQAEGVRDFEGQFADGTRVPLSLVRSEPAIEYALFKTDRPLPAHAPIGDALTVRSGAPIVSIASPRNLEFATVSGTVSNPSKEYNGYPVLLVSLTATHGSSGGPVFDREGRLIGLISGGLTEVDFTIVNKINNAYPLLKSIGARLLGDDFAEAGRLVPAPGASEAELRAIDAYNRGVSADGVEEKIAAYGLATTLLPAFFEAHFNLALAESSAGDLEAAAKAYLRADALRPDSVAVKRNLGRLYLRARQYEDAAAVFAEALRLAPEDARSHNDLGEAHRRAGKHAEAIRHFRDALRLNDSAPGVHYNLALSLSAQGEAAQAIRHFEAYLALSPGAEDTAEVRAWIEKLKQ